In Micromonospora sp. NBC_01813, the following are encoded in one genomic region:
- a CDS encoding acyl-CoA thioesterase codes for MRWSDLDAYGHLNNSRFLTLYEEARVALMFSGGHAWGVSSFADGVLIHRHEVDYLRPVDYRIVRASAEQAPSVRIELWIEQVRPSRFTVAYEMFDGDQLVSRARSVLVPFDLGRGRPRRLTDAERAFLQPYVRPADAPGV; via the coding sequence CTGCGCTGGTCCGACCTCGACGCGTACGGGCACCTCAACAACTCCCGCTTCCTTACCCTCTACGAGGAAGCGCGGGTGGCGTTGATGTTCTCCGGCGGGCACGCCTGGGGTGTCTCCTCGTTCGCCGACGGGGTGCTCATCCACCGCCACGAGGTCGACTACCTGCGTCCGGTGGACTACCGGATCGTCCGGGCCAGCGCCGAACAGGCACCGAGTGTGCGGATCGAGCTGTGGATCGAGCAGGTCCGGCCGTCGCGGTTCACCGTGGCGTACGAGATGTTCGACGGCGACCAGTTGGTCAGCCGGGCCCGTTCCGTCCTGGTGCCGTTCGACCTGGGTCGGGGTCGCCCCCGGCGGCTGACCGACGCCGAGCGGGCCTTCCTGCAGCCGTACGTGCGACCGGCCGACGCCCCCGGTGTGTGA
- a CDS encoding YbjN domain-containing protein has product MPWWSWRSGHADAGEPDTRSRSVVDSSVRLGLPAPRAPEQPPRAPADFGSVRPAGLPCPVPSPVAAGGKELDPHPAPVTLRRIGEALDRLDIRYLADGDGSLLAMWERHAVLFTLEGPDDEILVVRTRPHPTVPPDWADRAYRVVNEWNHTQRFCKAYVGDPTDRGQLPIYAEMQVPLAAGAHDALLVEMLDAGAVMATTFVDWLHDEGALL; this is encoded by the coding sequence ATGCCGTGGTGGTCGTGGCGCTCCGGTCACGCAGATGCCGGTGAGCCGGATACCCGAAGCAGGTCGGTAGTGGACAGCAGCGTCCGGTTGGGCCTACCGGCGCCCCGGGCGCCGGAGCAGCCGCCACGGGCGCCGGCCGACTTCGGGTCGGTCAGACCAGCCGGGCTGCCGTGCCCGGTCCCATCACCCGTCGCCGCCGGGGGCAAGGAACTCGACCCGCATCCCGCGCCGGTGACCCTGCGCCGGATCGGCGAGGCGCTGGATCGTCTTGACATCCGGTATCTCGCCGACGGCGACGGCAGCCTGCTGGCGATGTGGGAACGACATGCCGTGTTGTTCACTCTGGAGGGCCCCGACGACGAGATCCTGGTGGTGCGGACCCGCCCCCACCCGACCGTCCCGCCGGACTGGGCCGACCGCGCCTACCGGGTGGTCAACGAGTGGAACCACACCCAACGGTTCTGCAAGGCCTACGTCGGTGACCCCACCGACCGGGGCCAGTTGCCGATCTACGCCGAGATGCAGGTCCCGTTGGCAGCCGGGGCCCACGACGCGTTGCTGGTCGAGATGCTGGACGCCGGAGCGGTCATGGCGACCACCTTCGTCGACTGGCTGCACGACGAGGGTGCCCTGCTGTAG
- a CDS encoding globin, translating into MTASDPANGTTGTTPAASDPAPTFFAAIGGEPAFRRLVDEFYAGVATDPVLRPMYPEEDLGPAADRLTLFLMQYWGGPGTYSEQRGHPRLRMRHAPYRIGAAERDAWLVHMRRAVDRLDLHPELAGLLWDYLERAAYFMVNEMDPSAPPGRNLAAG; encoded by the coding sequence GTGACAGCGTCAGATCCCGCCAACGGCACGACCGGCACGACGCCGGCGGCCAGCGATCCCGCTCCGACGTTCTTCGCCGCGATCGGCGGCGAGCCCGCGTTCCGGCGCCTCGTCGACGAGTTCTACGCGGGCGTGGCCACCGATCCGGTCCTGCGGCCGATGTATCCCGAGGAGGACCTCGGACCCGCCGCGGACCGGCTGACCCTGTTCCTGATGCAGTACTGGGGCGGTCCGGGGACCTACTCGGAGCAGCGCGGGCACCCCCGGCTGCGGATGCGGCACGCTCCGTACCGGATCGGCGCGGCCGAGCGCGACGCATGGCTGGTGCACATGCGCCGCGCGGTCGACCGGCTCGACCTGCATCCCGAACTGGCCGGGCTGCTCTGGGACTACCTGGAGCGGGCCGCGTACTTCATGGTCAACGAGATGGACCCGTCGGCCCCACCCGGGCGAAATCTGGCCGCCGGCTGA
- a CDS encoding MFS transporter, with protein sequence MEAPSVSDETHTAENPATFREVFATREFRFLFASMSLSWIGDYIAKAAVTVLVYSETESVALSAAAFAISFLPWLVGGPLLSTVAERYPYHRVMITTDLIRMVLIGLVALPGLPVWAMLALLFCATLASPPNQAARSALMPTVLTGDRLIVGLSLNASTAQLVQVGGYVAGAAIASVSPRAALVVNAVTFAASALAIRLGIEPRPAASTPERRQPLLRETADGFRLVWQTDVLRAIAILVCSVPLFAIVPEGLAAAWADQPGISDSQRGLAQAMIMAASPAGYILGGLVIGRFVRPDRRRRLIRPFAVLAPVALIPTLFDPSPPVVAALAGLCGFAVAGLLPVANGLFVRALPHGYRARAFGVIATGMQLGQGAAVLATGLLADRFDIPTVVGIWSLAGAVVVSLLVFRWPSAERFDAAIAAVAAPPAPDSTASSPAAGSAPAPSHGAGPAVPPARVPQPAHGSDQAQTDGTGHQPSSEVGRI encoded by the coding sequence ATGGAGGCGCCGTCCGTGTCCGACGAGACACACACCGCCGAGAATCCGGCCACCTTCCGCGAGGTGTTCGCCACGCGGGAGTTCCGTTTTCTCTTCGCCTCGATGTCGTTGTCCTGGATCGGCGACTACATCGCTAAGGCGGCGGTCACTGTCCTGGTCTACAGCGAGACCGAGTCGGTGGCGTTGTCGGCGGCCGCGTTCGCGATCAGTTTCCTGCCCTGGCTGGTCGGCGGCCCGTTGCTCAGTACGGTCGCCGAGCGGTACCCGTATCACCGGGTCATGATCACCACCGATCTCATCCGGATGGTGCTCATCGGTCTGGTCGCCCTGCCTGGGCTGCCCGTGTGGGCCATGCTCGCGCTGCTGTTCTGTGCCACCCTGGCCAGCCCGCCGAACCAGGCGGCCCGGTCCGCGCTGATGCCGACCGTGCTGACCGGCGACCGCCTGATCGTCGGCCTCTCGCTCAACGCGAGCACCGCTCAGCTCGTCCAGGTCGGCGGATACGTCGCCGGGGCGGCCATCGCCTCGGTGAGCCCACGGGCGGCGCTGGTGGTCAACGCCGTCACCTTCGCCGCCTCGGCGCTGGCGATCCGGCTCGGAATCGAGCCCCGGCCCGCCGCGAGCACACCGGAGCGCCGTCAGCCGCTGCTGCGGGAGACCGCGGACGGCTTCCGACTGGTCTGGCAGACCGACGTGCTGCGGGCGATCGCGATCCTGGTCTGTTCCGTCCCGCTGTTCGCGATCGTGCCGGAAGGGTTGGCTGCGGCCTGGGCCGACCAGCCGGGGATCTCCGACTCGCAACGTGGTCTGGCCCAGGCGATGATCATGGCGGCGAGTCCGGCCGGCTACATCCTCGGCGGTCTGGTCATCGGACGGTTCGTACGTCCCGACCGCCGTCGACGGCTGATCCGCCCGTTCGCGGTCCTCGCCCCGGTCGCGCTGATCCCGACGCTGTTCGATCCCAGCCCGCCGGTGGTGGCAGCGCTGGCGGGGCTCTGTGGCTTCGCGGTCGCCGGTCTGTTGCCGGTCGCCAACGGGTTGTTCGTCCGGGCGCTGCCGCACGGCTACCGGGCCCGGGCCTTCGGCGTGATCGCCACCGGGATGCAGCTGGGTCAGGGAGCCGCCGTCCTGGCCACCGGGTTGCTCGCCGACCGGTTCGACATCCCGACGGTGGTCGGGATCTGGAGCCTGGCCGGGGCCGTGGTGGTATCGCTGTTGGTGTTTCGCTGGCCCAGCGCGGAGCGCTTCGACGCGGCGATCGCCGCCGTCGCCGCGCCGCCCGCCCCGGATTCCACGGCTTCCTCCCCTGCCGCTGGCTCCGCGCCGGCACCGTCGCACGGCGCCGGGCCCGCGGTGCCACCGGCCCGGGTACCGCAGCCGGCCCACGGGAGCGACCAGGCCCAGACCGACGGTACGGGGCACCAGCCATCGAGCGAGGTCGGCCGGATCTGA
- a CDS encoding mechanosensitive ion channel family protein — MTVNPSVEPSTSPGPTDSPACPDDDLVCGQVFDWTGLAWLADGSFYLLVKPIRIMLIIIAAVVIRYLLHRAIQRLVISTSTLTGPSILRPLRERVPAAGGPAMPERRRQRAEAIGSVLRSLVSAVVFALAVLLVLSELSFNLAPLLASAGIAGLALGFGAQALVKDLIAGLFMLLEDQYGVGDTVDLGEATGVVEAVGLRITTVRDGRGVLWYIRNGEIIRVGNKSQGWAMVVVDMPIGFADAEQATAVLRTAALTVAADNEFASHFVEPPDVLGVEQITVDGAVIRTVAKTTAEGQFAVGRELRRQLAAALQTSGISAQIAVGRMFVARGSAAGQEETGQGGAT, encoded by the coding sequence GTGACGGTGAACCCGAGTGTGGAGCCGTCGACGAGCCCCGGGCCGACCGACAGCCCGGCCTGCCCGGACGACGATCTGGTCTGTGGGCAGGTCTTCGACTGGACCGGTCTGGCCTGGCTGGCCGACGGAAGCTTCTACCTGCTGGTCAAGCCGATCCGGATCATGTTGATCATCATTGCGGCGGTGGTGATCCGTTATCTGCTGCACCGGGCCATCCAGCGGCTGGTGATCAGCACCTCGACGCTGACCGGGCCGTCGATCCTGCGGCCGCTGCGGGAGCGGGTTCCGGCGGCCGGGGGCCCGGCGATGCCCGAACGCCGCCGCCAGCGGGCTGAGGCGATCGGATCGGTGTTGCGCAGCCTGGTCAGCGCGGTGGTGTTCGCGCTCGCGGTGCTGCTGGTGCTCAGCGAGCTGAGCTTCAACCTGGCTCCGCTGCTGGCCAGTGCGGGCATCGCCGGTCTGGCCCTCGGCTTCGGTGCCCAGGCGTTGGTGAAGGACCTGATCGCCGGGTTGTTCATGCTTCTGGAGGACCAGTACGGGGTGGGCGACACGGTCGATCTGGGTGAGGCGACCGGCGTGGTCGAGGCGGTCGGCCTGCGGATCACCACCGTGCGCGACGGCAGGGGCGTGCTCTGGTACATCCGCAACGGGGAGATCATCCGGGTCGGCAACAAGAGCCAGGGTTGGGCGATGGTGGTGGTCGACATGCCGATCGGTTTCGCCGACGCCGAGCAGGCCACGGCGGTGCTGCGGACGGCGGCGCTGACGGTGGCGGCGGACAACGAGTTCGCGAGCCACTTCGTCGAACCACCGGACGTGCTGGGCGTCGAGCAGATCACCGTCGACGGGGCGGTGATCCGTACGGTTGCGAAGACCACCGCCGAAGGTCAGTTCGCGGTCGGTCGGGAACTGCGCCGCCAACTGGCCGCTGCCCTGCAGACCTCGGGAATCTCGGCACAGATCGCAGTCGGGCGGATGTTCGTCGCGCGTGGGTCGGCAGCCGGGCAGGAGGAAACCGGTCAGGGCGGGGCGACCTGA
- a CDS encoding HNH endonuclease has product MPDIRPTVGSGSLVLNATYEPLCVVSVRRAAILVLSAKAVCVADGEGILHSARTRLPVPSVVRLTRYVRVPYRTHVGLSRRAIFARDGWRCAYCRGSAETIDHVFPRSRGGRHVWENVVAACARCNHTKGDRTPAELGWRLQTAPAAPKGNAWRVLGHRAPDPRWADWLDLSESEAVA; this is encoded by the coding sequence ATGCCTGACATACGACCCACGGTGGGCTCCGGATCGTTGGTGCTCAACGCCACGTATGAGCCGCTGTGTGTCGTCTCTGTCCGCCGTGCCGCGATCCTGGTGCTTTCCGCCAAAGCGGTGTGCGTCGCCGACGGCGAAGGCATCCTGCACAGCGCCCGCACCCGACTGCCCGTCCCGTCCGTGGTGCGGCTGACCCGCTACGTCCGGGTGCCGTACCGCACCCACGTCGGCCTGTCCCGGCGGGCCATCTTCGCCCGCGACGGCTGGCGCTGCGCCTACTGCCGGGGTTCGGCGGAGACCATCGACCACGTGTTCCCGCGCAGCCGGGGCGGCCGCCACGTCTGGGAGAACGTCGTCGCCGCCTGCGCCCGGTGCAACCACACCAAAGGTGACCGGACCCCGGCCGAGCTCGGTTGGCGCCTGCAGACGGCACCCGCGGCCCCCAAAGGCAACGCCTGGCGGGTCCTCGGCCACCGGGCACCCGACCCGCGCTGGGCGGACTGGCTGG